One Aegilops tauschii subsp. strangulata cultivar AL8/78 chromosome 2, Aet v6.0, whole genome shotgun sequence genomic window, TCTGCATGAAAAATTGGTTAGTTGAAACAAGAATTAACAAATTCTACTGCCGTCGCAGGAATTAACCTTTGTTCTCCGGATACACAAAGCTATCAGTGAGAAAGAACCTCTGTATGGCTGTGTCTAGCTTCCGATACTCCACCAAGGTGGCACGAACGTCGTTGATGTCATCCAATAATGTGTGCACAAATGTGCACTTTGCAAAGATCATTCGTTCTAGAGAGTACTCTTCCTCATAGAAGACAGAGTAGCCCCAAAGGTAGCACTCCACCACACGATCCCGAGCAAAACTTAGCTCCACGTATGCTGACAGATCATTATACCACCTGAAAAATCCATAAATAATTTTAAATATTGATAAATAATGTAGTATGTGCGTGTCTGTGCTTAGTAGTGTGATATGTCAAAGAAGATGCTTGAGTGTGTGTCAGAGCTCACATACTCTGAGATAGCTTTGAGCTCCTTCAAGTGGACACTCTGGAGGAGGTTAAATTCCAGCTTTGCAAGCTCTAGAAGAGTTGGATTGTACCCTACTTCTTTTTCGTATTCTGGCATGTATTGCAGTGCCTCCAACCTCCTGTAGGTCCTTGGCAAGGGTACATGCAAGGCACGCTTGACCTGCTCAGCTAAAGGGGAGACGAGGCTTGGTGCCAAAGATTCCAGATGATATTTCGTGAAAGAGATGGCCTCTTCGAGTAATGGCTCGCCATGGGTTAACACGTATGCTGCATTGTAGAAACATAAGAGTCCCTTTGGATCTTTTGTTATATCATGGTTAAACGTGCCATCTTCTCCTTTGAAAGTTTTGAACACATCTGCATGAAAAGTTAGTTCATTTACGTAATTGAACACATGCAAAGGTGATCTATGTTTATATATGAATATGAATACCTGGAGATACCCAAAGTCCATGTTCCCGAAGAAGGCGGAACCGAAGAGATACATCATGGAGATTAGAGCTGTTGAATTCACTTCGATGGATGTCAGTTAGTGCAGTAGCCGTCTGTTCTTCAAACAGGTGTTCTATTCCTAGGCGTTGGACTACATCCACCAGTGTCATTCTATCTAAATTGTTGGTGCAAGTCTTAAACAATAAGAGAACATCTTTCTTCAGTTTATCTCTTCTGGTCTTCATCCATTCCTGTGAGATCTGCATACATGTATCTGTTACTATCAACCAAACTAGTCACTAACTTATACACTAGTCATACTCCCTTGGTCCCTAAATATAGTATGTACATTTTTGTAAAGGCAAACTTTTTAAACTTTGATCAAATTTATAGAAAAATACATCAGCATCTGGAATGAAATATATTTtcatatggtgtgtgtgtgtctatatatatatatatatatatatatatatatatatatatatatatatatatatatatatatagttaaTGTTCTCTATTAATTTGGTCAAATTTCTGTGAATTTTGATTTTTCGTGAAAACCAGTGTGCACCATATTATGGAATGGAAGGAGTACATGCAAATTTGAAAGTTAGAACATAATACTCCTATAGTTTATGACAAGTGCCCCATGAGATGCATGCATGATCATTAATGTCCTAGCGGACCCACAACAAAATGGAAGTAGCCTAAGACCTTCGGTAGTCTAGGTATCATATGAAGCACGAAAATAGTTTAGTCCCACCAGGATAGTTGCCACCCATCAAGGTACCGTACGATCTGATCACATTGAGATTTGCGCTTCAAGGTTAAGAGAGTGGAACTGTGGAAGAACTACAACATAATGAGCACTAATTACATACAAGTGGTCTGACTTATGAACTAGCTGCAGAGATATGTTTTACAGGAATTCTCCTGACTGCAATGATATATGTGCATTTTTGTCTTTTGACAAGGGTAAGTGCTGTTTTTCGAGATGCAGTACTTACCCTTGTGCATGCTACATGCCACATGCTACTACTTCAGCTACAGGAAGAGTAAACTAGCACAAGGGTAAGTACTATTTTTTAGAATACAATTCTTACTTTGTGTAACCGAAGAAGCCTTAAGAATACACTTTTCGATGTTAAACTTTTATCATGGGTTAGAACAATAATATATAACATGCATAACATCCATGTTAGACGAAGCATACCAAAAATTCATATGTGAAAAAAATATTCTAATGATATCGTTTTTATATGATACGTCTCATATAGTAATAATTTTAGCAATGATTAAAGGCAAACTCAAACAACATATTAGACCCTATATATCTGGATGGAGGAAGTTTGTGTATACGAGTGAGCAGAACATAAATTTACATATACTCAAGCTGAAGCAGGCATGCATACATTTGGTGGCTGCGGCTTGTATCGGCGGAAGAAGTCACTCCACACTGAGGGCTCAAAGACGGACGCCATGAGGAACGAAGGAATGTTTATGTGTCCTATGACTCCTATCTTGATGCCTTTACTACTAAGCTCGCACTTATATATACACGCACAGACAAACACATTAAATATCACGTGAGTAATTGACATACCAGCTAGCATATATGAGGGTCCTACAATATTTAGTCTTCCAGTAATAACTAGTATACGATAACTAAGTCGGTAATAGATACTCCTTCCATCctaaaatataagacgttttgtAACACTTTTATGatgtcaaaaaatgtcttacatactGGATAACTACTACTCACTCCATTAAAAAATGTAAGATCATTTTTGACACTATTCATGGAGGGAGTACTCCAGATGTATAATTTTGCCTTTATTGCCCCTTACAACCTGTCGGTGTTATTTTTTAGTTTGAGAAAGTCGGTCATAAACTAGTACTCCAGATATTTTCTGTATGTATTCAGTCGTGATATGCTTAATTAACGGAAATAAGCAAagtctttttttgtttttctctcAGATCAATTAATCCACGGTTTCAAGCAGTGGTTGCCCTCTCTCGAACCAGGCTTTTGCCCCATTTTATATATGAAGTAACAACACAACAAAGTACACGGTCATAAGATAACCATGAATCTAGAACAAGCCTAACACCTAGCCGAGGCCCGGCCAAAGACACCTAGGGTCCACGACAACGCCCCCAAGAGGGTAATGACGTGAAGCATCGCTGCTGCCGTGTCCAAACAAATAGATTAGTGTTTTCACCTAGAGACCGCGCACAAGGGAAGATCCATGACGACGTTTTCAGGAGGCAAGCGACACCAACGGGCGCCGACATCGCCAGCGCCAGAAACACAAAGCTTTCACTGATAAACTCGCCAATAGGAGTTGTCCCGGTCACCGCATCAACCAGGGTCAGCTCATCCACAACAGATCTGAGCACTTCAAGAACATACCTGAGCCTTCCGCCACTACACCCCTTGTTGCCCACACGATCAAGAGGTGAGGCCACCACAGAGACTACCGGAAAGCTAACCGTGGAGCCGGCCATCTAGGACCACCGTCCCGGCATCACAAACACCCACATCACTAAGTATCCATATCACAACCCGCCAACCACGATAGTAGAGGCGAAAGGCACCTCCTTTCACCTCTAGCCCGACATCAGGCACCGGGCCCCGGTCGGCACCTCGACCATGAAATCACCCACACCCGCATCCCCAGCCTACCTAAGTGAGCCGGCATACAACCCAGTGACTAGTGGTCGCTGCCACGAAGCACGCTTGAACACCACCAAATCCATGATCTTCAGCCCCGATCCATCCGATGAAACAACAGCGCCAGGAGAGCAAACTCAGACAGATGCCATGAATAGGAAGCAAGCAAGTGGAACATAATGCGAAGGCAAGCGCAAGCCCGGACCAAGTCAGCACCCCATACATGTGCACCGCAGGATATCATCCACCTCCATGGACCACGAACCCCGTCGACCCCCCTAAACTGACACCAAAATGTGTGGTCGCAACCCAAACCAACCCACGAACCCAACTCGACCTTGCCGCAGATGGCAAGGGTCAGGTAGCGCCGTTGGGCAACTGTCAGGCAACGCCACCGGGAGGAGCGAATATTCCACAATAACATCTGACCGTTCAAATCTAGATGGGGACGCCCAAGGCAGCCGACAACTCCGGCCGCAATAGGTCAGCCTTGCACTCCCACGCATACAACACCACCACTTCCAACCTCAGTTGAGCTCCACCGAACAGTCACCGAACCCGCCTCGACAAGCTCGCATCTAGGGAAGACAGTCAGCCGGAGTCACACACGCGCCACAACCCCCATGGGTGTGCACCTAGGAAACACCACCCCATCGTCAACCACCATCAGAGGGCACATCCGAGGTCAACAATCCACTTCAACCATAGCTCACGGCTCTTGTCGTCACTGGACACCAACCAAGGGCCGATATGGCCGGAGGCCGGCAGGCTTGCCACCACCAGAGAGCGCCGCAGTAGTGGGCGACCACCGCAACCAGCAACCCCCTGCAACAAGCCGGAGCCCCACCACCATAGAGCTCAAGGCCGATCGAACCCCCGTCGCGGTAGATCTGAGCCGCGCCTTGGTCCGCCTCCGCCAAGAGCAGGGCACGCACTCCCACCCACAACAACCACTTTTGGCCACCGCCTGCAGCCCGCGCCTCGCTATCAGCCTCCGCCTGACCCTAATGGCATGTGACATCCAGCGCCGAGCAGGCAAAGGAAGAGACGCCGGCGCCGCCTAAACTTATCGGGCTTTGCCCGCCAACACGCCGAGGCTgtggcgaggggagggaggttcAAGGAAGGGGGGGTGGGGTCTGGGTACTAGGGTTTGCCCCTGGTGAAAGATCTAGAATTAAATCATATCAATTAAGGGTTAATTATTGTTGAGGACTGGTTATCTTCTCCACGTATGATTTTTGTTGAACACAACACAGACACACACGCTCATACATACGCACATGCACTCATCACTATGAACGCAAACACATACACCCCGTCTCTATGAGCACCTCTGAGAGACTGGCCTGAcacatcatcttgagattgacggAGTCGCGACAAACCCCTTCGTAGTTGACGAGAAAGTCAACTCTCAGTGAACGCACATTGTCGGAAGGCTTAAAATAAATACAAAAAAATAAGAGCACCAGAGTTAGTCTAGGACTTGAACCCTACTgagctgaggataccactacatCCTCACCATGCGACCACTGGTTGGTTTGCctgtttttgtgtgtgtgtgtgggcaAAAGTAACGAACATCTTTGTTCTTGATATGGATAATTAATGCACGTCTTGGTCGCGTGACCACAATACTCCCGACTTTGACTGCTCCAAGTGGAGAGTAACATATACTAGTATGACGTGTACGATACAAATTCCATAAAATGCATATTATATTATAGATTAGTTTTTCTAGATGGACTTACTTCTTGTTTCCGATGACAGATTGTAGTAAACATTTCtaggtatcatgatatgatagtTCTAGCATCTTCTCTTTATTGAACTAACTAGTAATTGTGCACGTGCAAATGCACGTATGTAAATAAGATTGATCCTTCTTCAATTTTCCGTCGGTATAAATCTGATAAAAATAACATATATCTTTTATTTGAAATTGTTGAAGGAAACACAATTCAACGCAAATAGTGCAAAAACATATCAACGCAAATAGTGCAAAAACATATTTCAAGCTCAGGCAACTTATAATCTTTGTGCACAATTTTATCTCAGCTAGGCAAAATCATTGAATTACTCCTTGCACATACAGTTTTACAAATATAATTCTTTAATTTCCAGATTTTAAGAAAATAAGAAATTCTGCTACTACAGACTTATAGAGATATTATTCAAAGATGACACCATTCAAATATATTCCAACAGATCTTTTGATGGGAATATATTCACGCAACAGCAAATATCAATAACGAACTCTTACTGTATTAGTATTTCAACTGACTTACAAAATTTGCACTATACATCGAAAAACTGAAAACAGGCATATGCCTATAAGACTGGCTTAATATTCCATGCATGACTCGACTCCATTGTTTGATTCTCCATCCAGCTCTAACTCTTCACATTTTCTCATTGATGACAGAAACATGACTATCATCGCAACTACGCCACCGCTTCATATCCAAATGCAAGCTGAAATGAATGGAAGTTGGGAAGTATCTATCAGCATCTCCCTTACTCCCAAGATTATGCTTCCTCTCTCTTTCCTTCCCTTCTTCTGATTCATTTCATGAAATGAACTACATGAAGGTGAAAATCAACCAAGCAAACCTGTGAagagaaataaaatagaaaaacaTGCATGAATAAACCTTATCTCAATTGAATGCAAATCTGGGATGTTTGTGGGCACCGTCCGGTTGATTATGCTGCTACTCGTGGGACAACTCAATGCAATTACCTAGAAGGCTCAGCTTGGCGGTCCTGCAAGCATCTTGTCTGGATATAATATTTGTAGGGACAATCCTAAAAACTTTATTCGATGGCCCTGATGCACTGTAAGGACTTCCAGTGTTAGCTCGAACAGCCCAGCAGTATGGACACGTATATCATATATCAACATGAAAATATAGAGGAAGATTCCATATAGTTTTGTAGGTGAAGAAAAAAATTCAGTTAGTACATATGTATTGAAACATTGTACGTACAGTATGATATATCAATCCAGTAAAAGTGGTGACAAGTCTATACATATTGCACCATTGTACAAGTAGTATATTTGGTCAAGATAACATATTGATTCAGAAAATCAAGTCCCCAAAAGTGATATTATCCTTCTGCATATTTGTACGGCGAACACGTCCAGTCGATCGGATCGTGTGCGAAATGGGCAATACATATGGAAAAATTATTTGCATGCCAAAATCATACTGGTATATGGCATATATTTACACACAGTTGCTCAGAGTGTCTTattttttttttacaaaaagTGGTGTCCATATGCTAGCGATGCTATTGTTCTTCTTCTGTAAGCAAGCAGCTTCTAATGGATGGCATGGAAACTTGCATTCTAAAATGCCTCCAGTAAGATAAAAGTTTCACATGGAAACATATTTTATAAAATGCCTCCAGAATGATACATGAACTACAGATGAAAAATTCTCAGCTGTTTAAATTGACATGTTATTAATGACGTTGAAGTTGGGGTAGAAAATATCCTCTAGCAAATAACAAAAAAATGGCCATACACTTGCATCAAAATCAATTTTAACGTGTCTTGCACAATGACTTCCCGAACCCAGTGATGGTAGGCCGTCTTGGCTAGGAGGTATGTAAAAGTCCTAAATGAAAATAAATATATACTTGTTTTAGCTAATTCAATAATCAAAAGCATGTTGGTGAATAGTAAAAAAACATATTGGTTCAGGAATAGGAGTTAATCTGAAGCATGTGTGGTGTTCTTAACTTCTCTATGGCTGCTCTCTCCTCCTCACAGTTACTCTGTTGAGATACTCTTTCAGAAGCACATTCAGTAGATGAAAAAAAAATAGTTTGAAGGAGAACTGTATGTTGAGAATAAAACAGCAAAAAATTAGTACAGGCCAAATTTAGTAGCTTcagaaaaaatatgcatttttcccGAAGAACAATCATAAAAAATTCAGTACAGTACACATCATTTTGGGGTGTGCTTAAGAACAATACCACATACAATTTAAGATTGCTTCGTGTGCCACTGAATTTTCCTAAAGCAAAATTAGCAATGGATGTCAGACTGCATGTACATTAGCGAATAGGTGAAAGCATCTTACAAGGAATACGGAGTTGTGCACAGTGCATGTTAACTGGAGCTTAATTTATGACGGGCTGTAGAGGGCGCGAACGCCCAAGAACCAAGCACAAAGGTGGATTTTCTCAGAGATGCAGAACAGATCGTTGGAAGGACCTGAACCGATGGCCTCTCCCGCGTGCGTCCGCGTGCCAGCGACGGCAGCTCCTGCGTGCGCAAGCGTCTCCGGCGGCGTGTTGTCGATAGTCAGCGCCCTTTGGCAGCCGAGGTTGCGCGTGGAGTGTTAGGTCGGGGCAGGTGCTGTGCgtggggcggcggaggcgcgtgAGCGTGCAGGGCTGGCGGCTCATGTGTAGAGGCTTGAGGCGTCGTTGGTGGCTCCCGCATACCTGGAGGCGATGGCGGTGGCGCGTGTCCATGGCGGAGCCGGAAGCCGCGATGGCTCGAGTAAAAGGCGTAGGATGTGTGGCACCATGGTTTCGGTCTTTCGGAACTTCCATGGTTTCAGGTGCGCGAGAGGGGTTCATGCATGGAGCAGTTAGCAGAATTAGGGGTTGATTAGGTGGAAGGTTATCGCTAAACGTGTTGGGGCGCTCAACATCGTTAACGAAGTGATTCGTTAACGAAGCGTTTAGATCGTCTGATTACATGGTTTGACGGCTGAGATGATGAGTTGGATCTGCACTTTCGTGCTTTTATAGGGGTAGTAGATACTATGACATGTCATATGCCTGACTGGCATTCAATTGGGTTGCATGTTATAacctatgataccaccactatggcgaGGGATCACACTGGCACGTGCCTTGACAAACTTGATGTCGTACATATAGACAGTATTTCTACAAGGGTATCACAAGACCCTTATGCCAATGCTTAATACAACATTTACACACGAACTAAATAGCTTATGAGGGTGGAAGACTATAAATCGGTAATCGATAGGTTGGGATGGACTCCATTCCAAAGTGATTTGGTTGGCTACTGTTCTGTAGTACGCTCTCGATCAGTTCATTTCGGCATAAGGGAGATGAATCCGCTCTTCGTATATGGCCACATCACGTGCTGTGTCATTGTGCGGCTGCCATTTATGCCACCAGCTACCTACATATGTGGAGCCAAAAGGTGAAATTTGCTGTCAAAATTTGCTTAATCGTAAACGGTGCTATGTATCATAACGTTGCCCGGTAGTCGTTGTCATGTGCAAATAAAAAAATTAGGAGATTTTCATAAAAACTTAGTCCAAAATACATCGGTTCTTTGTTATTTTGTTGACTTGGTCTTTCACACTGTTAATGTTTTTTTTGAAACTAGGTCTATCACACTATAGGGGTGGGTGGGTGTTGTTAGTAGTGATAAAAACACATTTCGTGTACCACTGCATTAAAGCTAACCCCTCTCGAGAATGTGCCTAAGCCTCAAATGCTTATGAAGTACCATGTTGTGTGTAAAACTTCCTCCCTTTCAAAATAAATGAAGTTCTAATATTTTCCTAGGTGATTTTTTTATAGTTTGACCAAGTGTATAGAAAAACCAACACAGATCAATGATATCATTACGGAAAATTCAATTCCTAATGAATATAATGAAGTAACTTTGGTTTCATAGATCTTGACATATTTGTATATAAACGTCGTCAAACTGAATAAAGTTTGAGTTCAAACAATCCTAGACTGTCAATTATTTTGAAACTGACGGAGTATACATAATGTACAGACGGCAAGCATACCAATCTTGGTCGTGCAGTGGTACACGAAATATGTTTTTATCACTACTAACAACACCGTCCCACCCCTACAGTGTGAAAGTTTCTTTTTGTTGACTCATTAATCCAGTTAAAAAAAACCTTCATATTTCTACCCCTAAGTTCTCTGGCCTATGTAGGGGAGCAATTGAGGGGACGAAGAGCAATTATTGTGGGGTTCTTGGCCTAAAAACAATTTTATGGTACAAAGAGCGTAAAATATCAACAACACTTTTCAGTTTGCGACGTATAATTTCAGGAAAGTTAAGACGACCAAACCTGGCACTATGATTTGCCAATAGTAAATATTTGTCAGAAACTCAGAGAATCACGTGTTTACACTGCTATGTAGATTCATGTGCAACACTGCAAAGTGCCACGGGATTATTTATAGCACTGTCTAATGCATGAGTCTTATTCAGCGACCCAGATCTATAAGATAGTCCAGGACCATCGTCCTACTTGTACGAAATAGATCACGCAATTGCTGATGTGTCTGCCATCTCGCTCAATTGAATACGTGTCTGCCATGCAGCTCAATTTAATACGTGTCTGCCATCCAGCTCAATTTTGTAGTCAAATAAGTACCTCTGTTACAGTGCAACAACTGCTCCATGTGTCTCTTACCGGAGATTTCATTAACCCAAGGAGGCTTCTCGGCCTTCAAAAGGTTTACAATACAGTCTAAACCTAATCACAACCAAACAGCCGTGCACGGGGTAGTACGCCCATACGTGGCTAGTAAGTGTCTGATTTTATTTTGTGAACGACTAATATGAGAAAAAGAAATTTCCCTTGGTTCATCTGCTACCATCCTGCGCATCTCCTCCACTAGCGCCCAGAATTGTGATCGATCCTCTGACTGAGACGACAGCATCTAGACCGCTTCAATGCTATCCATATCCACCATGATGGGCTTGTTGGTACGATGCAAGGCCAACGTCAGACCTTCTCTGCATGCATCGAGTTCCGCCTGGAGGCTGTTATCTCATGTGAACAACTGCCTGCATGCTGTGAAGAAATAGGTTAAGTTCGGGGTCTTATCAAAATCCGTCGATCGTCACAGGGGGTctcgggtgctaccacccttagaagcatggttacggtcccatcaatactcacatactccatccttattcttgacagggccggtcttctcagatcttcagtataattccttctgtggctcttccggtagtggcataacctttaccgcaattcttctgtcctttcatcttggtaaggttctgCTGTTTTTGGGTCTTCTTAGccgacgggtctggcgccaatactaagcAACTATCgaatctcatggtggtcaaccatttatggtttctcctgcaggaaatgggtctagGATGAACCTCAtcgtatatcctacgattggcaacagctgccttgtacaagggaaaaattGTCCTAGCATtgtaaggttcaaacaaggttttgatcgtcgtctctctactaggGGTAATttactcagatttaccatcccatatagcaaggcaaataataagagtaagtcggtatggtgatcaatccaccccgcacccaaatcattaccttgtatatggattagcgaatctcgcattctaacactcggtcatcctgaCAAGCATTgtagaatttctcttgtcgacgaactaagttcggataaatccattgattctgcaagccagaCAAAACATCtctcgttccttcacaactctcggGTTTTGCGTTTACTCCTATAAGGTCGTCAGTGGGTAAGGTCGTAAtctcttccagggtttttccttcagcaaaagtgtgcttgcttcttggtaGGTCCTGGGGCTGTGGgctatggcccatctcatcacttgtaaaccttgaactcatcataggggcaactgatcattactCCACATCCAGCTTCACAACATTCTTacatccatccaattgtactatCTCTCTTCCATCTACTGGTACTAAACTAAGATGTGATTTACTCAGaatcatcatggagttacaattggtccatattaccaacattatatctgctttacatccaataatacttCATCTGTTCATGCTCTTAGgatatcccacatatcgagacaaAACTCGCACTTATTTTATCCGAagtccacttcgtggaatatcatcaTCTTTTCGAGGGGTCAAatgtcctcacagggtactaccacgcTTAAAATGCACaattcttccatagaccatatttctcatatcctcgaaaatggtcaaaaatATTTCTTCATAAAATTcaaatcagtaccaacgatgctaactttattgattctccaaTGATTTCAATCTCTTgcttttccattacatgccttaaatcaacacctcaatataaaagagttgttcccactactactactatatttcttcTGCTGTCAACTCAACTATTTAGCACAAGCCTCCTTCTCTAGCAATATGCCCTGCTTCATTGCAacgaaaacatattacttctgacaagtctcgaggtttccttaTGACTACATAGCCTCCTcgggtcctcggcttcctttttgggcaactgctgaagtagtgccctgactccttgcacctgaaataggtgatatgactcaggtccttcctggtatccaatctacttctcttcctggacttttccgttccaatcagggcttctatttcctgtgggtcatactctacttcctctatcaggaattctactagatccccattcagacaatcctgggagatgtgtccttcttctccacatgaatagcacgacttggtgcagggtttaattggttctaCTTCGGGTGTGtactccacctcttccttcatcacaggttcttctaaaatttccataagggctcctttcgttgcttctttcttctgctggatggttctttgtaaCATGGGGTAAaggtgacactgagcagggtagtgggtagttccttcgcacaagaaacaagtaatctgcctagttgggcattcttcagctgggtgactttcttcacaatgagggcattcaaccttgtgttctttatgggtgtgtcctatttctccacagagcTTGCATGCACCAGGTTTCTTCAGATCacttccataaggcttcaatttctgggacat contains:
- the LOC109760191 gene encoding tau-cadinol synthase translates to MASVFEPSVWSDFFRRYKPQPPNISQEWMKTRRDKLKKDVLLLFKTCTNNLDRMTLVDVVQRLGIEHLFEEQTATALTDIHRSEFNSSNLHDVSLRFRLLREHGLWVSPDVFKTFKGEDGTFNHDITKDPKGLLCFYNAAYVLTHGEPLLEEAISFTKYHLESLAPSLVSPLAEQVKRALHVPLPRTYRRLEALQYMPEYEKEVGYNPTLLELAKLEFNLLQSVHLKELKAISEWYNDLSAYVELSFARDRVVECYLWGYSVFYEEEYSLERMIFAKCTFVHTLLDDINDVRATLVEYRKLDTAIQRWNESAISLVPDYLKKFYNKLLMCFREFEDELTLNGRYPIDHIKKTFQQQSKFYLQEAEWLHQNHKPSFKDKLHLAAMSTGVTALCVYTMVCMGDGAPKGALEWALGYPDVIMACAKIGRLMNDLAGSSKHRNNRGDVANCVDCYVSEHKVTDKVAFAAIDSMIEDEWKTTNQARFEHRRELFPVVQRVVNFTLSLPVYYGDRKDAFTFSTHLNGIIKNLFVKPIPI